GTGCGCATGTCGAGATCGAAGCGGATCTCGTCATCGACGTCGGCGCGGATCCGCCCGGCGGAGCGCCAGGGCAGCTGAAAGAGCCGTCGGTCAGTGAGGCGAGCCATCGGGGCGCCCTCCGCGGTGCGCGATGCCTAAACGGGACCGAGCACCGCCTGCAATGCGTCGATGTAGGTGTGGAGCTGTTTGCGTTCGGCGCGCAGCTGCGTGCGGCCGAGCGCGGTGAGTTCATAGCAGCGGGCGCGCCGATTCGTGTCGGTGAGTTTCCACGACGACCGCACCCACTTCTTGTGTTCGAGGCGGTGGAGGGCCTGGTAGAGCGCGGCGCTCTCGATGGCGATGGCGCCTTGGGAGCGTTCGCGCACGAAGCGGGCGATGCCGTAACCGTGCATGGGGCGCCAGGCGAGCGTCCGCAAGATGAGCACGTCGACGGTGCCCTGCATGAGGTCGAGCGAGCGAGCGGTCATGGGCGATAGGTAACGCTGTGATATGTCACCTTATTACCTATGCACAATATCAGTGCCCAACTCGGGCGTCAAGCGATGCGATGGGTAGCGTGCCTCCTTCTCCCGGTATAGTCGCCGCTATTCGATCGAGGCCGATGCGCAGGTTGAGCAGGCGGCGTCGAGTCGCTCAGCGCTTCCGTCTCGAGTTATTTGGGAGCGTCTCGCGGCCCGACAACCGGGCAGGATAAGCCGAGAAATGTCGAGGTAACATCCGTTCCTACTATAAGTATAGCT
This portion of the Gemmatimonadaceae bacterium genome encodes:
- a CDS encoding PadR family transcriptional regulator translates to MTARSLDLMQGTVDVLILRTLAWRPMHGYGIARFVRERSQGAIAIESAALYQALHRLEHKKWVRSSWKLTDTNRRARCYELTALGRTQLRAERKQLHTYIDALQAVLGPV